A genomic window from Terriglobia bacterium includes:
- a CDS encoding beta-propeller fold lactonase family protein, translated as MSAARMRQRIRSGWSWVALSAAGVLALALGSPWMDAAQPQTREARNLEPSYLTPGELRFSPDGARLYVVCEGSDALLAVDAHARRVIGRVRVGHKPRDVAVSPDGKTLYVSNEWSDTVSEIDAASLKIRRTLQTGWGPIGLTTDRTGTILYVANSIGDDVSLIDLPRGVEIKRLAAWRSPHYVALSRDARRVYVSNLLPHLGPYDQPPVSELTVIDTAKQVVGARVLIPGVIELRHIAEAPGKPASYLLVPFLRPKNLNPLIQVAQGWFLTHGMAVVRLRGGGPSSETHPQVTQVLLDDLDSYYAGPNGAVFTPDGRYAFVTSSEANIVSVIDTARLERFLRRKKDADLSNRLDSAGEFVVRRLRTGLNPAAVAVSPDGQSAFIANRLDDTLTVVNVRRLEVQSVLRLGGPKEISALRHGEQLFHDAHFCFQGQFACATCHPDEHLDGVAWNLETPQLGRDRVANRTLRGIAETPPYKWNGHNPDIETQCGPRTAKFLFHSEGFNAGQLKDLVAYVKSIPLPPNRHLAADGQLTPAQERGKAVFFQKKCETCHPPATHYTAKYSTDVGSATKYDTSGLFDIPQLDRVYQAAPYLHNGEALTLEEIWTLYNPGDKHGVTSNMTKEQLNDLIEYLKTL; from the coding sequence ATGAGCGCGGCCCGTATGCGGCAGCGAATCCGGAGCGGGTGGTCCTGGGTTGCGCTCTCGGCAGCCGGCGTTTTGGCCCTCGCGCTGGGGAGCCCTTGGATGGATGCCGCGCAGCCGCAAACACGCGAGGCACGGAATCTCGAGCCCAGCTACCTCACGCCAGGGGAACTGAGATTCTCACCCGATGGCGCACGGCTTTACGTCGTCTGTGAAGGGAGTGACGCGCTCCTGGCCGTGGATGCGCATGCCAGGCGCGTCATCGGAAGGGTCAGGGTTGGACACAAACCGAGAGACGTCGCCGTTTCACCCGACGGCAAAACTCTCTACGTCTCCAATGAGTGGAGCGACACCGTCAGTGAGATTGACGCGGCCTCCCTCAAGATCCGCCGCACGCTGCAGACTGGCTGGGGCCCCATCGGCCTGACGACCGACCGTACCGGCACGATTCTCTACGTCGCCAACAGCATCGGCGACGATGTTTCGCTGATTGACCTTCCGCGGGGTGTGGAGATCAAGCGCCTCGCCGCCTGGCGCTCCCCGCACTACGTTGCTCTCTCCCGGGACGCCCGCCGCGTGTACGTCTCGAATTTGCTCCCCCACCTGGGCCCCTACGACCAGCCTCCCGTCTCCGAGCTCACGGTGATTGACACTGCCAAGCAAGTGGTCGGCGCGCGAGTTCTTATTCCAGGGGTCATCGAGCTCCGCCACATCGCGGAGGCGCCTGGAAAACCCGCGAGCTATCTGCTGGTGCCTTTCCTCCGTCCCAAAAATCTCAATCCACTCATTCAGGTGGCCCAGGGATGGTTTCTCACGCATGGCATGGCGGTCGTCCGGTTGCGCGGTGGTGGTCCTTCTTCGGAAACGCATCCACAGGTGACGCAGGTCCTTCTCGATGACCTGGATTCCTACTACGCCGGCCCGAATGGAGCGGTCTTCACGCCCGATGGCCGCTACGCCTTCGTGACCTCGTCCGAAGCCAATATCGTTTCCGTGATTGACACCGCACGGTTGGAGCGCTTCCTCCGCCGGAAAAAGGATGCGGATCTCTCCAATCGCTTGGATTCGGCCGGGGAGTTCGTGGTTCGCCGTCTTCGGACGGGATTGAATCCCGCCGCGGTCGCGGTTTCTCCGGACGGCCAATCCGCGTTCATCGCCAACCGCCTGGACGACACCTTGACGGTCGTGAACGTCCGCCGTCTCGAAGTCCAGTCCGTCTTGCGTTTGGGCGGACCGAAAGAAATTTCCGCATTGCGCCACGGCGAACAGTTGTTCCACGATGCGCATTTTTGCTTCCAGGGGCAGTTTGCCTGTGCCACCTGCCACCCGGACGAGCATCTCGACGGCGTCGCCTGGAACCTGGAGACGCCGCAACTCGGCCGCGATCGCGTCGCCAACCGCACCCTCCGCGGGATTGCCGAGACCCCGCCGTACAAGTGGAACGGACACAACCCCGACATCGAAACGCAGTGCGGCCCGCGTACAGCCAAGTTCCTGTTTCACTCCGAGGGCTTCAATGCCGGGCAGCTGAAGGATCTCGTGGCGTACGTGAAATCCATTCCTTTGCCGCCTAACCGTCACCTTGCGGCGGACGGTCAGCTCACGCCGGCGCAAGAACGGGGCAAGGCCGTCTTCTTTCAGAAGAAGTGCGAGACCTGCCACCCCCCCGCAACGCATTACACCGCCAAGTACAGCACCGACGTCGGCAGCGCCACGAAATACGACACCTCGGGCCTGTTCGACATTCCCCAACTCGACCGCGTCTATCAGGCGGCGCCGTATCTCCACAACGGCGAGGCCCTGACCCTCGAAGAGATCTGGACGCTCTACAATCCCGGGGACAAGCACGGGGTCACTTCCAATATGACCAAGGAGCAGTTGAACGATTTGATCGAGTACCTGAAGACGCTGTAG
- a CDS encoding regulator has translation MPVVAWLLACVPAVAAQHPRLYTKWENYTRVNGMPDDKVLCVTVDGQRVWAGTESGLVLIAEGKIQRVFTPEDGLAHRVVTGVAVDRRTGDVWIATFGGLSRYSGGVFQNFTNLTSGLVNDIVYAVAVQDEYIWAATTAGISRLNTRTGEWSIFSDKNAPMHEPWSYGIAVAEKKVYFAVWGGGVLEYDIAGGYWKPYTDPDEEMEIVLFRNQGLIHIIVSNVAFNPDTKMFWASTYFGLSGYDGRNWHNYLSTDSGLASDFINATQSRGDEVWACTDKGLSVLNYKTNTWVTYRPNAGTGRGEIIITGPGNKVRKLESPASLAHNYIVNMDFQGEDVWVATAKGLSHGTYETHKERKPHEHTENSR, from the coding sequence GTGCCCGTTGTCGCATGGCTGCTGGCTTGCGTCCCGGCCGTCGCCGCCCAGCATCCTCGCCTGTACACGAAGTGGGAGAACTACACGAGAGTCAACGGCATGCCGGACGACAAGGTGCTGTGCGTAACCGTGGATGGCCAACGCGTGTGGGCGGGCACGGAGAGCGGGCTGGTCCTGATCGCCGAGGGAAAGATCCAGCGAGTGTTCACGCCGGAGGACGGCCTGGCCCATCGCGTCGTGACCGGCGTTGCCGTGGATCGCAGGACCGGCGACGTCTGGATCGCCACGTTTGGCGGCCTCAGCCGCTACAGTGGCGGTGTGTTCCAGAACTTCACGAACCTGACCAGCGGCCTGGTCAACGACATCGTCTACGCCGTTGCCGTCCAGGACGAATACATCTGGGCCGCGACCACCGCCGGCATCAGCCGCTTGAACACCCGCACAGGTGAGTGGTCCATCTTCAGCGATAAGAACGCGCCCATGCATGAGCCTTGGTCCTACGGAATTGCCGTGGCCGAAAAAAAAGTCTACTTCGCCGTGTGGGGCGGTGGCGTGCTCGAGTACGACATCGCCGGGGGTTACTGGAAACCGTATACGGACCCGGATGAGGAGATGGAAATCGTTTTGTTCCGCAATCAGGGACTAATTCACATCATCGTGAGCAACGTTGCCTTCAACCCGGACACCAAAATGTTCTGGGCGTCCACGTACTTCGGCCTCAGCGGTTACGACGGCCGGAACTGGCACAACTATCTTTCGACCGATAGCGGCCTGGCGTCCGACTTCATCAATGCTACCCAGTCTCGCGGCGACGAAGTCTGGGCGTGTACCGACAAAGGCCTCAGCGTTCTCAACTACAAAACCAACACCTGGGTCACGTATCGGCCCAATGCAGGAACCGGCCGCGGAGAGATTATCATCACTGGCCCCGGCAACAAGGTCCGCAAACTCGAATCACCAGCTTCCCTCGCTCACAACTACATTGTGAACATGGATTTTCAGGGCGAGGACGTCTGGGTGGCCACAGCTAAGGGACTGAGCCACGGCACCTACGAAACTCACAAGGAGAGGAAGCCCCATGAGCACACCGAAAATAGCCGTTGA
- the aroF gene encoding 3-deoxy-7-phosphoheptulonate synthase, with protein MKIAGHISSSDLSKVCSLLSRRANPGNDGTETRAVRVGHVSFGGECPVVIAGPCAVESLEQTLEVARTVKACGADMLRGGVFKPRTSPYDFQGLGLDGLKILREASRETGLPVVTEVMDTRLVEQVAEYADMLQIGSRNMQNYPLLAEAGRSGKPVLLKRGMAASLFEWLGAAEYIAKEGNLEIVLCERGIKAFPSGEYSRYLLDLAVIPAVRAETFLPVIVDPSHATGVSSLVEPASRAAIEFGSQGLIIEVASDRPGAARPQCDAAQAIGPATLRSIVEFIDARARRLDKKKAHAV; from the coding sequence ATGAAAATCGCGGGACACATCTCATCAAGCGATCTCTCCAAGGTGTGCTCCCTGCTGAGTCGCAGGGCGAACCCGGGCAATGATGGAACCGAGACGCGCGCCGTCCGCGTCGGGCACGTAAGTTTTGGCGGGGAATGCCCCGTCGTGATTGCCGGCCCCTGCGCCGTCGAGAGCCTCGAGCAGACGCTCGAGGTGGCTCGCACGGTGAAAGCTTGCGGCGCGGACATGCTCCGCGGCGGCGTGTTCAAGCCCCGCACTTCCCCTTATGATTTCCAGGGACTGGGGCTCGACGGACTGAAGATCCTGCGCGAGGCCAGCCGGGAGACTGGCCTTCCGGTCGTCACCGAAGTGATGGACACGCGATTGGTTGAGCAAGTGGCCGAATACGCCGATATGCTCCAGATCGGCTCGCGCAACATGCAGAACTATCCCTTGCTCGCCGAAGCAGGCCGCAGCGGGAAGCCGGTCTTGCTCAAGCGGGGCATGGCTGCCAGCCTGTTCGAGTGGCTAGGCGCGGCGGAGTACATCGCCAAGGAAGGAAATCTCGAAATCGTCCTCTGCGAGCGCGGGATCAAGGCTTTTCCCTCGGGCGAGTACTCGCGCTACCTCCTCGATCTCGCCGTTATACCGGCAGTCCGGGCGGAAACGTTCCTGCCCGTGATTGTGGACCCGAGCCATGCCACCGGAGTCTCGTCCTTGGTGGAGCCTGCAAGCCGTGCGGCCATCGAGTTTGGCAGCCAGGGCCTGATCATCGAGGTGGCCAGCGACCGGCCGGGTGCCGCTAGGCCCCAGTGCGACGCGGCGCAGGCAATCGGTCCGGCCACTTTGAGAAGCATCGTCGAGTTCATTGATGCGCGAGCAAGGCGCCTCGATAAGAAGAAAGCACACGCGGTGTGA
- a CDS encoding ABC transporter substrate-binding protein, with the protein MVPLFLLAIPAWPQDSKPQETQSKPAVPPRYADMPDEAVPYRHFTKPYKEWYTEANTLEYNGASRARLSMDLYLPPTVNIGFLGPIENNPESAYGLAMLHGAQMAVDEANAAGGYQSRGMSAPKPYALKIHNDAALWGASSTELVNMDFDEHVVAMLGSIDGASTHIALRVTLKLEIPIVDTGTTDPTVTETRIPWLLHNFPDDRQQGYALAGYIFKQRKLKRIGILRTQSRYARIGVQKFDDEARRLGHPPVQELKFERGDQDFSDQLRMLKNARLDGVVIWGESTEAARILKQMRAMGIELPVFGPSRLADPQLLAIAGAAAEELVTTCALDPSRTDPKWQAFRERYRQRFNEEPDAYAARAYDGMTLLLTAIAQGELNRGRIMDALREYQLKDVEGVSGRTHFDRTLNNIAPVTMARVSGGQFVYWTTPRQPTSATEKAQGN; encoded by the coding sequence ATGGTTCCCCTCTTCCTCTTGGCGATTCCGGCGTGGCCGCAGGATTCCAAGCCACAGGAGACACAGAGCAAGCCTGCCGTGCCGCCGCGCTACGCCGACATGCCCGACGAGGCAGTTCCTTACCGCCATTTCACCAAGCCTTATAAGGAGTGGTACACGGAGGCCAACACTCTGGAATACAACGGGGCTTCCAGGGCGCGCCTTTCGATGGACCTGTACCTTCCGCCAACGGTGAATATCGGTTTTCTCGGCCCGATCGAGAACAACCCCGAGTCCGCGTACGGCCTCGCGATGCTTCATGGCGCGCAGATGGCCGTTGACGAAGCGAACGCCGCGGGCGGCTATCAGTCCCGGGGCATGTCGGCGCCGAAGCCCTACGCCCTCAAAATTCACAATGACGCCGCGCTGTGGGGAGCTTCTTCCACCGAACTCGTCAACATGGACTTCGACGAGCACGTCGTCGCCATGCTCGGCTCGATTGACGGCGCGTCCACGCACATTGCGCTGCGGGTCACCCTGAAACTCGAGATCCCCATCGTGGACACCGGCACGACCGATCCTACGGTGACCGAGACACGCATCCCCTGGCTGTTGCACAATTTTCCCGACGACCGCCAGCAGGGCTACGCCCTTGCCGGGTACATTTTCAAGCAGCGCAAGCTCAAGCGCATCGGCATCCTGCGCACGCAATCGCGCTACGCACGGATCGGCGTCCAGAAGTTCGACGATGAAGCGCGCCGCCTGGGCCATCCGCCCGTCCAGGAACTGAAATTCGAGAGAGGGGACCAGGACTTTTCGGACCAGCTTCGGATGTTGAAGAACGCTCGTTTGGATGGGGTGGTGATTTGGGGGGAGTCAACGGAAGCCGCCCGGATCCTCAAGCAGATGCGCGCGATGGGGATCGAGCTGCCGGTTTTTGGCCCCAGCCGCCTCGCTGATCCGCAGCTCCTCGCGATCGCCGGAGCCGCGGCCGAGGAGTTGGTCACCACGTGTGCTCTGGATCCCTCCCGGACGGACCCGAAGTGGCAGGCGTTTCGGGAACGGTATCGCCAGCGGTTCAACGAAGAGCCGGACGCCTATGCCGCCCGCGCCTACGACGGCATGACCCTGCTGCTCACCGCGATCGCGCAGGGAGAATTGAATCGCGGCAGAATCATGGACGCCCTGCGGGAATACCAGCTCAAGGACGTGGAAGGGGTGAGCGGCCGGACGCATTTCGACCGCACGCTGAACAACATCGCTCCCGTGACTATGGCCCGCGTTTCGGGAGGCCAGTTCGTGTACTGGACGACCCCTCGCCAGCCAACTTCTGCAACCGAAAAGGCGCAAGGAAACTGA
- a CDS encoding ABC transporter substrate-binding protein produces MDSSPHARGLAIILASASVFAASLPCAAQTTPAGAQPYASLNRDAVGYSGPGREAASDLPRDAVTIGIILPLRGARAAEGQGLLQAAQLAVEDEAAGPPPGGLRLRLAAGDEGGPWGQASSEIVRLVFEEQAVALVTSANGSIAHQAEQISNKVGVPILTLASDSATTETNIPWIFRMGPSDADQARAFALDIYQERRFQRVLLVVQADHDGRAGGDEFEKAARRMAAPQPARLAIASGEANWEAVTAQIRSHKPGAIVLWMDAQTAAGLLPKMRNTNASVPIYLCRKAALGATPSSSVSLAQDSRDDPGIWSVYSRSGERMSARKEFDRRYYTKLGIRPTAAAEEVYDMVRVIAAALRRSGPNRARLRDQLASGAIFSGGAFPVAFDPAGNTRGDYVVLAVATGSAQGLPF; encoded by the coding sequence GTGGACTCCTCCCCTCATGCCCGCGGGCTTGCCATTATTCTGGCGAGCGCATCCGTTTTCGCGGCATCGCTGCCATGCGCGGCGCAGACAACTCCGGCTGGTGCCCAGCCCTATGCCTCCCTCAACCGGGACGCCGTCGGCTACTCCGGCCCGGGTCGCGAAGCGGCGAGCGATCTCCCGCGAGACGCCGTCACGATTGGAATCATCCTGCCGCTCCGCGGCGCCCGCGCAGCAGAAGGCCAAGGCCTGCTCCAGGCCGCGCAGTTGGCGGTGGAGGACGAAGCCGCCGGCCCTCCTCCAGGCGGGCTGCGCCTGAGGCTCGCCGCGGGCGACGAAGGCGGGCCGTGGGGTCAGGCAAGCAGCGAAATCGTCCGCCTGGTCTTTGAGGAGCAAGCGGTCGCCCTGGTGACGTCCGCGAACGGCAGCATCGCCCACCAGGCCGAACAAATCTCCAACAAGGTCGGCGTGCCCATCCTGACGCTTGCGAGCGACTCGGCGACGACCGAAACCAACATCCCCTGGATCTTCCGCATGGGCCCGAGCGACGCGGACCAAGCGCGAGCCTTCGCCCTTGATATCTACCAGGAGAGGCGCTTCCAAAGGGTATTGCTGGTTGTCCAAGCGGATCACGACGGACGCGCCGGCGGGGACGAGTTCGAGAAGGCCGCGAGGCGAATGGCCGCGCCGCAACCTGCCCGCCTCGCCATCGCTTCTGGGGAGGCGAATTGGGAAGCCGTGACGGCGCAAATCCGCTCGCACAAGCCGGGGGCCATCGTTCTTTGGATGGACGCGCAAACCGCCGCGGGGCTGCTCCCGAAGATGAGGAACACGAATGCCTCCGTCCCGATCTACTTGTGCCGCAAGGCAGCCCTCGGCGCGACGCCCTCCTCCTCCGTTTCCCTTGCACAAGACAGCCGGGACGATCCCGGAATCTGGTCCGTCTACTCTCGCTCCGGCGAACGGATGAGCGCGCGAAAGGAATTTGACCGGCGCTACTACACGAAACTCGGAATCCGGCCGACCGCTGCGGCGGAGGAGGTCTACGATATGGTCCGCGTCATTGCCGCTGCGTTGCGCCGGTCGGGACCGAACCGGGCGCGGCTCCGCGACCAACTCGCCTCCGGGGCCATCTTTTCGGGGGGCGCGTTTCCGGTAGCCTTCGATCCCGCCGGAAATACTCGCGGCGATTACGTCGTCCTTGCGGTCGCCACGGGCTCGGCTCAGGGGCTCCCCTTCTGA
- a CDS encoding carboxymuconolactone decarboxylase family protein codes for MKNKLPQRTQTLRKSYPGVWKSFQDLGEQCHRAGPLEERARRLVKVGISAAAQSEGAVHSAVRHARIAGVPAQEIRHAILLSITTIGFPRAMAALSWAEDILKRRVD; via the coding sequence ATGAAAAACAAGCTGCCACAGCGGACGCAAACCCTGCGAAAGAGCTACCCCGGGGTCTGGAAGAGCTTCCAGGACTTGGGAGAGCAGTGCCATCGCGCGGGTCCGCTGGAGGAACGCGCGCGACGCCTCGTGAAAGTGGGAATTTCCGCGGCGGCCCAGTCCGAAGGAGCGGTTCATTCCGCGGTACGGCATGCAAGAATCGCTGGCGTTCCAGCGCAGGAAATTCGCCACGCCATCTTGCTGAGCATCACAACCATCGGGTTTCCGCGGGCCATGGCGGCATTGAGCTGGGCGGAGGACATCCTGAAACGCCGGGTTGACTGA
- a CDS encoding Rrf2 family transcriptional regulator, translated as MTSLVATPGGAARAEEIARAEDIPHPILSKVLLDLVRKGLLESRRGPGGGFSLSRRPELISLRDVVAAVDGLDHFYECVTGLPACSDETPCPLHEMWKQMRGNLIESFNTTTLDAMARTIVRKKKSLTRAKRGARERS; from the coding sequence ATGACCTCTCTCGTGGCCACTCCGGGCGGCGCCGCCCGCGCCGAGGAGATCGCACGGGCCGAGGATATTCCTCACCCGATTCTGAGCAAGGTGTTGCTGGATCTGGTTCGCAAGGGACTACTGGAATCCCGCCGGGGGCCCGGCGGCGGTTTTAGTCTTTCCCGGCGTCCGGAACTGATCTCGCTTCGCGATGTCGTCGCCGCCGTGGACGGACTGGACCACTTCTATGAGTGCGTCACGGGGCTCCCCGCCTGCTCCGACGAAACTCCCTGCCCGCTCCATGAAATGTGGAAGCAGATGCGCGGCAACCTGATCGAATCCTTCAATACCACCACGCTGGATGCCATGGCCCGCACAATCGTCCGCAAGAAGAAGTCTCTCACCCGCGCGAAACGGGGCGCACGCGAGCGCTCCTAA
- a CDS encoding response regulator transcription factor, whose translation MRLLLVEDDPRIARFVAKGLREHAYAVDVATTGDEALYQAEINTYDLVILDVLLPGRDGFQVCRELRKAGRRMPILMLTARDAVEDRVAGLDHGADDYLTKPFEFRELLARLRALLRRSGELRPAQIVVADLVLDTAAQTAARGGRKISLTAKEYALVEFLARNAGRVVGREEIAEHVWDESFDPFSNLIEVYVNRVRGKIDAGSAKPLLHTRRGAGYVLGSAEDTREPEAATHPSSRASRHKGSGASSRKADA comes from the coding sequence ATGCGGCTGCTGCTGGTGGAAGACGATCCGCGCATTGCGCGTTTCGTGGCCAAGGGGCTGCGCGAGCATGCGTATGCTGTCGATGTGGCCACGACGGGCGACGAGGCCCTGTACCAGGCGGAGATCAACACCTACGACCTGGTGATTCTCGACGTCCTGCTGCCGGGGCGGGATGGCTTCCAAGTGTGCCGGGAACTGCGCAAAGCGGGGCGGCGCATGCCGATTCTCATGCTGACCGCACGCGATGCCGTGGAAGACCGGGTCGCGGGACTCGATCACGGCGCCGATGATTACCTGACGAAGCCCTTCGAATTCCGCGAGTTGCTGGCGCGTTTGCGGGCCTTGTTGCGGCGTTCCGGGGAACTGCGCCCGGCGCAAATCGTTGTGGCCGATCTGGTGCTGGACACCGCCGCGCAGACGGCCGCCCGCGGGGGGCGCAAAATATCGCTTACGGCCAAGGAATACGCGCTCGTGGAATTTCTGGCGCGCAATGCGGGCCGGGTCGTGGGCCGCGAGGAAATCGCCGAACACGTCTGGGATGAATCGTTCGACCCGTTCTCGAACCTTATCGAAGTCTACGTGAATCGCGTGCGCGGCAAAATTGACGCGGGATCAGCGAAACCCTTGCTGCATACGCGCCGTGGGGCTGGCTACGTTCTCGGTTCCGCCGAAGACACGCGGGAACCCGAGGCCGCAACGCATCCCTCCAGCCGTGCCTCGCGCCACAAGGGTTCCGGCGCTTCTTCGAGGAAGGCCGATGCTTGA
- a CDS encoding HAMP domain-containing protein, translating to MLESVRFRLTLWYTAVLALVLVVLSMAAYFILRQSTLRGTDSSLTELADAFLTTLQAELTDQSGPNALKLAAAQALFEHRYRDNLFVILDPHGNPVIASEDLPVPNPPVRDHVAGIFTSGAFRELIEASRHGDRFFQNVPAGPDNYRGFVRKFPVNGHEHTLLVLQSLRRQAELLEEIARTFAWVIPMAVLLACAGGYFLARKSLAPVVDMATQAGRIGAENLHERLAVRNQKDELGHLARAFNSLLDRLSQSFERQRRFMADASHELRTPVAILRGEAEVALSQPSRTMEEYRESLVLLRAEAQRLTHIVEDLFTLARADAGQYPLTRSDFYLDELVADCTRNTRTLALAKQITLAVDAPAELPIHADEALLRRMFLNLLDNAIKYTPEGGRVSVACRREGEEYAVSVTDTGPGIPAELQPRIFERFFRADEARSRGDKDGDGAGLGLSISRWIAEAHQGRLELTRSGSSGSTFTAFLPAAAAGAPSPGR from the coding sequence ATGCTTGAGTCCGTCCGTTTTCGCCTGACGCTCTGGTACACCGCAGTCCTCGCGCTGGTCCTCGTCGTGCTCTCTATGGCGGCCTACTTCATTCTTCGCCAGAGCACGCTGCGGGGGACGGACAGCAGCCTCACCGAGCTCGCGGACGCATTTCTCACGACCCTGCAGGCCGAACTGACGGATCAATCGGGGCCCAACGCCTTGAAACTCGCCGCGGCACAAGCCTTGTTTGAACATCGCTATCGCGACAATCTCTTCGTGATTCTGGATCCGCATGGCAATCCCGTCATCGCTTCCGAGGACCTGCCCGTGCCGAACCCGCCGGTAAGAGACCATGTGGCCGGGATCTTCACCTCCGGGGCTTTCCGCGAGCTCATCGAAGCGTCCAGGCATGGCGATCGTTTTTTTCAGAATGTGCCGGCCGGGCCGGACAACTACCGGGGATTCGTCCGCAAGTTTCCCGTGAACGGACATGAACATACCTTGCTCGTTCTGCAATCCCTGCGCCGCCAGGCGGAGCTGCTGGAAGAGATTGCGCGGACGTTTGCCTGGGTCATCCCCATGGCGGTGCTGCTGGCCTGCGCCGGGGGCTATTTTCTGGCGCGCAAGAGCCTCGCCCCGGTCGTGGATATGGCCACGCAGGCCGGGCGCATCGGCGCGGAGAACCTGCATGAGCGTCTGGCCGTGCGCAACCAGAAAGACGAACTCGGGCACCTCGCGCGGGCCTTCAACAGTCTTCTCGACCGGCTGAGCCAGTCCTTCGAACGCCAGCGGCGCTTCATGGCCGATGCTTCGCACGAACTGCGCACGCCGGTGGCGATCTTGCGGGGGGAGGCGGAAGTGGCGCTTTCCCAGCCGTCGCGAACCATGGAGGAATACCGCGAGTCCCTGGTGCTGCTGCGCGCTGAGGCGCAGCGGCTGACGCACATTGTCGAGGACCTCTTTACACTGGCACGGGCGGATGCGGGGCAGTATCCGCTGACGCGAAGCGATTTTTATCTGGACGAGCTGGTTGCCGACTGCACCCGCAATACCCGCACGCTGGCCTTGGCGAAGCAGATCACGCTGGCCGTGGATGCGCCGGCGGAATTGCCCATTCATGCCGATGAAGCCTTGCTGCGCCGGATGTTCCTGAATCTGCTGGATAACGCGATCAAATACACTCCGGAGGGCGGCCGGGTCTCCGTCGCCTGCCGCCGCGAGGGCGAAGAATACGCCGTGAGCGTCACGGATACCGGGCCGGGCATTCCCGCGGAGCTGCAGCCGCGAATCTTCGAGCGTTTTTTCCGGGCGGACGAAGCGCGGTCCCGCGGTGACAAAGACGGGGACGGGGCAGGCCTCGGTCTCTCCATCTCGCGCTGGATCGCGGAAGCGCATCAGGGCCGGCTGGAACTCACCCGCTCCGGCTCCTCCGGGAGCACATTTACCGCGTTTCTGCCCGCCGCGGCGGCAGGTGCGCCGTCCCCGGGCCGTTAA